A segment of the Candidatus Hydrogenedentota bacterium genome:
TAGACCACAAAATGACGGCCCGGGTTTCAATTATGGTGAGATATCCGGGCTAATGTGCCATAATTACCCGCATGGTGTTTATGGCAACTGGAGGGCATGGCCATGAAACTGCGCCGGGCCGCCGTGGCGGGCCAATTCTATCCGGACCACCCGGATGTCCTCGCCCGCGAGGTCTCCAAATATCTTGACGCCGCGGCCCCGCGCGCCGGGACCCTGAACGACAGCGGCGTGGGCGTGGCCCCCCATGCGGGGTACGTTTATTCCGGCGCCACCGCCGGACACACCTACGCCGCACTGCGCCACCACCGTCCCCAACGCGTGGTCCTGCTGGGATGCTCCCACAGGTACCGCTTCCACGGCGCGGCCCTCGGCGACTTTGACGCCTTCGAAACCCCACTCGGCACAGTTCCCGTGGACGGGAAATTCCGCCGCCTGCTGGCCGATCAAATCGAAGACGCAGGGAACGCCCCCCACCTTCAGGAGCACAGTCTCGAGGTGCAGTTGCCCTTCGTCCAAACCGCCTTCACGGGGACGCCCATCGTCCCCGTGCTCTT
Coding sequences within it:
- the amrB gene encoding AmmeMemoRadiSam system protein B, with amino-acid sequence MKLRRAAVAGQFYPDHPDVLAREVSKYLDAAAPRAGTLNDSGVGVAPHAGYVYSGATAGHTYAALRHHRPQRVVLLGCSHRYRFHGAALGDFDAFETPLGTVPVDGKFRRLLADQIEDAGNAPHLQEHSLEVQLPFVQTAFTGTPIVPVLFGAHADETHRRFGETLAEILGPEDVVVASTDLSHFLTEDEAQEADRNTVDAILSMDPARLADDGGEYSLCGGAAVAAAMACAVARGANHAVLLEHSTSARATGDTGRVVGYAAVVFAMREDGESDILPNDGQ